One part of the Dermacentor andersoni chromosome 2, qqDerAnde1_hic_scaffold, whole genome shotgun sequence genome encodes these proteins:
- the RpL7A gene encoding large ribosomal subunit protein eL8: MVQRKIKGKKGKKKIAAAPLSVKKPEQKKVTNPLFEKRPRNFSIGQDIQPKRDLSRFVKWPKYVRIQRQRAILYQRIKVPPPINQFTQCLDRQTATNLFKLLDKYKPESKAAKKQRLLQRAEQKAKGKEDVPTKRLPVVRQGTNTVTSLVEQKKAQLVVIANDVDPIELVLFLPALCRKMGVPYCIVKNKSRLGRVVRRKTCTCLALAQTNPEDRSNLSKLVEAIKTNFNERYEEIRKHWGGGVMGNKSAARVAKLERARAKELAQKVA; the protein is encoded by the exons ATGGTGCAAAGGAAG ATTAAAGGGAAGAAGGGCAAGAAGAAGATAGCAGCAGCCCCGCTGTCTGTGAAGAAACCTGAACAGAAGAAAGTGACAAACCCGCTTTTTGAAAAGCGTCCTAGAAATTTCAGCATTG GCCAGGATATCCAGCCAAAGCGTGATCTGAGCCGTTTTGTGAAATGGCCGAAGTACGTACGCATTCAACGCCAGAGGGCCATCCTGTACCAGCGTATCAAGGTTCCACCTCCCATCAACCAGTTCACCCAATGCTTGGACAGGCAAACAG ctaccaACTTGTTTAAGCTTCTGGACAAATACAAGCCAGAGTCAAAGGCGGCAAAAAAGCAGCGGCTGCTCCAGCGGGCTGAACAAAAGGCTAAAGGAAAAGAGGATGTTCCCACCAAGCGTCTTCCTGTGGTTCGCCAGGGTACCAACACCGTAACCTCTCTGGTGGAGCAAAAGAAAGCCCAGCTTGTGGTTATTGCCAATGATGTGGATCCAATTGAGCTGGTGCTGTTCCTCCCAGCTCTTTGCCGAAAAATGGGTGTGCCCTACTGCATTGTGAAGAACAAGTCTCGACTGGGGCGTGTCGTGCGGCGCAAGACTTGCACTTGCCTTGCCCTGGCACAGACCAATCC GGAGGACCGATCCAATCTTTCCAAGCTTGTGGAAGCCATCAAGACCAACTTCAATGAGCGCTACGAGGAGATCCGCAAGCACTGGGGAGGTGGTGTCATGGGCAATAAATCTGCTGCTCGTGTTGCTAAGCTTGAGAGGGCACGAGCTAAAGAGCTGGCCCAGAAGGTGGCCTAA